A region of Mycoplasmopsis bovirhinis DNA encodes the following proteins:
- the glyA gene encoding serine hydroxymethyltransferase has product MYQKITLADKVIQDAINSELKRQEDHVELIASENFVSEDVLKAQGSILTNKYGEGYPNARYYGGCENVDIIEQTAINRLKELFGVEYANVQPYSGSTANAAAIAAVVPSGGKIMGLSLNCGGHLTHGYKISFSGIFYDSISYDLNPEGFLDYDAIERLAMQEKPDLIICGYSAYSRTIDFKRFKEIADKVGAKLMADIAHIAGLIVAGVHPSPVGYADIITSTTHKTLRGGRGGIIMTNDPEIAKKVNRWVFPGYQGGPLFHAIAGKAVSFYEALQPQFKTYAQNIVKNTQTMAQKFKYLGAKIISGGSDNHLFMIDVFETYGINGLQAETLLHKLNITLNKNSIPFDKLNPRLGSGIRIGTAAMTSRDFKYWEELASIIHNVLSKYEYFNSETNEALKELKSYKSQVLEYLKEAPIKKSYL; this is encoded by the coding sequence ATGTATCAAAAAATTACCTTGGCTGACAAAGTCATCCAAGATGCAATTAATAGTGAACTAAAACGTCAAGAAGATCATGTTGAATTAATAGCTTCAGAAAACTTCGTTTCTGAAGATGTCTTAAAAGCTCAGGGAAGTATTTTAACAAATAAATATGGTGAAGGATATCCAAATGCAAGATATTATGGTGGGTGTGAAAATGTTGATATTATTGAGCAAACTGCTATAAACAGGCTTAAAGAACTCTTTGGAGTTGAATATGCTAATGTACAACCATATTCTGGCTCAACAGCTAATGCAGCAGCAATTGCTGCAGTAGTTCCTAGTGGTGGCAAGATAATGGGATTATCTTTAAATTGCGGTGGACATTTAACCCATGGTTATAAAATTAGCTTTAGCGGAATTTTTTATGATTCAATTTCATATGATTTAAATCCAGAAGGATTTTTAGATTATGATGCAATTGAAAGATTAGCTATGCAAGAAAAACCAGATCTAATTATTTGTGGTTATTCAGCATATTCAAGAACTATTGATTTCAAAAGATTTAAAGAAATTGCAGACAAAGTAGGAGCAAAATTAATGGCTGATATAGCACATATCGCTGGTTTAATTGTAGCAGGTGTGCACCCTTCACCAGTAGGTTATGCTGATATTATTACCTCTACGACTCATAAAACCTTACGTGGTGGTCGTGGGGGGATAATTATGACTAATGATCCAGAAATTGCTAAAAAAGTTAACCGTTGGGTATTTCCAGGTTATCAAGGAGGTCCATTATTTCATGCAATTGCCGGAAAAGCAGTGTCTTTTTATGAAGCATTGCAACCTCAATTTAAAACGTATGCACAAAACATTGTTAAAAATACCCAAACCATGGCTCAAAAATTTAAATACCTTGGTGCTAAAATCATCAGTGGTGGCAGTGATAACCACTTATTTATGATAGATGTTTTTGAAACATATGGTATTAATGGTCTGCAAGCTGAAACATTATTACACAAATTAAATATTACTTTAAATAAAAATTCAATTCCATTTGATAAACTTAACCCTCGTTTAGGAAGCGGAATTAGAATTGGTACTGCTGCCATGACAAGTAGAGATTTTAAATATTGAGAAGAATTAGCAAGTATTATTCATAACGTTTTATCAAAATATGAATATTTTAATTCCGAAACAAATGAAGCATTAAAAGAACTTAAAAGTTATAAATCACAAGTTCTTGAATATCTTAAGGAAGCTCCAATCAAAAAATCTTATTTATAA
- a CDS encoding phenylalanine--tRNA ligase subunit beta, with the protein MILSLKHLNNYLPKLNLEPKQLEIALNELGFEVESIKPFSNVSGVIFAKVLSVTLNPNSDRLDVVELETKNGKITIQTTNRILKQGDLVICFPVGASKDGITFKEVKLKGIPSQGMMASWSEIGYKYNLLTETDELLVLPGDFASINDDAMELLGLNDYLIEITTTANRNDANSYYFLAKELAAYFQTSFKPSFEKNLKASFTSNFKVNKNRANELSFLEVHGKKETSLAEKMLLAKHDISSLYDWSVNLTNLTLLEIGASAHVYDATTLTKNLSCEVYSGQLEILGNKEVNLKNVLTIKDDNGPISLASVIGLEKTKATFNTKQYLFEVGIFDSKYVRHGSKEIKLTTNASNQASRIISQYIASLAMQYIQAKTSDLQVSQIINPINLPNKKSIEFDEQKLTIYAGTNNLSIFEKAKNQLTSLDFEFKDNKVLVPNYRYDINYFEDIIEEIFRFYSYQNFEPKQIKITPLKTQSNKKNKQYWLHNGYNETRTFSLVSKDKNFLNPLGWKENIDLMTFVSKERESIRKSIITSLQEVIIYNKKRKLEQINIFEHGMVVSEKFVYGLASTTKSFHELKQDIINFLNLELNFEKFDNDPYIHPNVSAKIYFKNQYIGWIGKIHPMYDDTSAYYAEFFLPDNFPKATLFNNINFEPMKTIDLTFELQNNQSIQDYLEKIYKVCKPYEIKVIDDYQKVSSHNLTIRITDYESVINQINQIFNQGGN; encoded by the coding sequence ATGATTTTATCATTAAAACATTTAAATAATTATTTACCAAAGTTAAATTTAGAACCTAAACAATTAGAAATTGCACTTAATGAATTAGGTTTTGAAGTTGAAAGTATTAAGCCATTTAGTAATGTTTCAGGCGTTATATTTGCTAAAGTTCTTAGTGTAACTTTAAACCCTAATTCAGATCGTTTAGATGTTGTTGAATTAGAAACAAAAAATGGCAAAATAACTATTCAAACTACAAATCGGATTTTAAAGCAAGGCGACTTAGTAATTTGCTTTCCAGTAGGAGCTTCAAAAGATGGTATAACCTTTAAAGAAGTAAAACTTAAAGGAATTCCATCGCAAGGAATGATGGCATCATGATCTGAAATAGGGTATAAATACAATTTATTAACTGAAACAGATGAATTATTAGTTTTACCAGGTGACTTTGCTTCGATTAATGATGATGCAATGGAATTATTAGGATTAAACGATTATCTTATTGAAATTACAACCACAGCTAATCGAAATGATGCTAATTCATATTATTTTTTAGCTAAAGAATTAGCAGCATATTTTCAAACAAGTTTTAAGCCAAGTTTTGAAAAAAATCTAAAAGCTTCTTTTACTTCAAACTTTAAAGTAAACAAAAACCGAGCTAACGAATTATCATTTTTAGAAGTTCATGGGAAAAAAGAAACTTCTTTAGCTGAAAAAATGCTATTAGCAAAGCATGATATTTCGAGTTTATATGATTGGTCAGTCAATTTAACTAACCTTACTTTATTAGAAATAGGGGCAAGTGCTCATGTTTATGATGCAACTACTTTAACAAAGAATTTAAGTTGCGAAGTTTATTCAGGTCAACTTGAAATTTTAGGTAATAAAGAAGTAAATTTAAAAAATGTATTAACAATTAAAGATGATAATGGTCCAATTTCACTTGCTTCAGTAATTGGTTTGGAAAAAACTAAAGCAACATTTAACACTAAGCAATATTTATTTGAAGTAGGGATCTTTGATTCTAAATATGTGCGCCATGGTTCAAAAGAAATTAAATTAACAACTAATGCTTCAAACCAAGCCTCAAGAATTATCTCTCAATATATCGCATCTTTAGCAATGCAATATATTCAAGCTAAAACTAGTGATTTACAAGTTTCACAAATTATTAATCCAATTAATTTACCAAATAAAAAATCAATTGAATTTGATGAGCAAAAACTAACTATTTATGCAGGCACAAATAATTTAAGTATTTTTGAAAAAGCTAAAAATCAATTAACATCTTTAGATTTTGAATTTAAAGATAATAAAGTTCTAGTTCCAAACTATCGTTATGATATTAACTATTTTGAAGATATTATCGAAGAAATCTTTAGATTTTATTCATACCAAAATTTTGAACCAAAACAAATCAAAATAACACCATTAAAAACTCAAAGTAACAAAAAAAACAAACAATATTGATTACATAATGGTTATAATGAGACAAGGACCTTTAGTTTAGTCTCAAAAGACAAAAACTTTTTAAATCCGTTAGGGTGAAAAGAAAATATCGATTTAATGACTTTTGTTTCAAAAGAACGAGAATCAATTCGTAAGTCAATTATTACTTCATTACAAGAAGTAATAATTTATAATAAAAAACGTAAATTAGAGCAAATTAACATTTTTGAACATGGAATGGTTGTATCAGAAAAATTTGTTTATGGGCTAGCTTCCACTACTAAATCATTTCATGAATTAAAACAAGATATTATTAACTTTTTGAACCTTGAATTAAATTTTGAAAAGTTTGATAATGATCCATATATTCATCCTAATGTTTCAGCTAAAATTTACTTTAAAAATCAATACATAGGTTGAATTGGTAAAATTCATCCTATGTATGATGATACTAGTGCTTATTATGCTGAATTCTTTCTTCCTGATAATTTTCCTAAGGCAACTTTATTTAATAATATTAACTTTGAGCCAATGAAAACTATTGATTTAACTTTTGAATTGCAAAATAACCAATCAATTCAAGATTATTTAGAAAAAATCTATAAAGTTTGCAAACCATATGAAATTAAAGTTATTGATGATTATCAAAAAGTTTCATCACATAATTTAACTATTAGGATAACCGATTATGAATCAGTTATAAACCAAATTAATCAAATATTTAACCAAGGAGGTAATTAA
- a CDS encoding uracil-DNA glycosylase translates to MKDSFLKILQTEGRNPYFEIILNHLAQGNKENKLIFPHQTEMFRAFEFFQVHETKLIILGQDPYSEFGVADGLAFSTHNLKTPPSLNNIFKEIKKDYPNASFKANSLVPWAKQNILLLNASLTVLENKPNSHKNIGWQNFAAAVIHEVVRINKNVIILALGNYAHKVVDNALYLVNFDSKNLFKLSHPSPLGYPIVLKIHMSLKKLMIV, encoded by the coding sequence ATGAAAGATAGTTTTTTAAAAATTTTACAAACAGAAGGAAGAAACCCATATTTTGAAATTATCTTAAATCATTTAGCCCAAGGTAATAAAGAAAATAAATTAATTTTCCCGCACCAAACAGAAATGTTTCGTGCCTTTGAATTTTTTCAAGTTCACGAAACAAAATTAATTATTTTAGGTCAAGATCCCTATAGTGAATTTGGGGTTGCTGATGGTTTAGCTTTTTCAACACATAATTTAAAAACTCCACCTTCTTTAAATAACATTTTTAAAGAAATAAAGAAAGATTATCCAAATGCAAGTTTTAAAGCTAATTCCTTAGTTCCATGAGCTAAACAAAATATTTTATTATTAAATGCTTCTTTAACAGTATTAGAAAATAAACCTAATTCACATAAAAATATCGGTTGGCAAAATTTTGCAGCTGCTGTAATACACGAAGTAGTAAGAATTAATAAAAATGTGATTATTCTTGCTTTAGGTAATTATGCTCATAAAGTTGTTGATAATGCCTTATATTTAGTAAATTTTGATTCTAAAAATTTATTTAAATTATCACATCCTTCACCCTTAGGATACCCCATAGTTTTAAAGATTCACATGTCTTTAAAAAAATTAATGATCGTTTAG
- the pheS gene encoding phenylalanine--tRNA ligase subunit alpha, protein MLNLDLINNIEDLKKLKANLYNNESEIFKLQQQIKTASIEQKKELGKQINILKKQYEDFFGKAEQKIKLLEINQKINSEYVDINIPNLKPGSLNPITIIEERLKDWFIQHGYYQQFDTEIVSDLYNFEKLNIPNDHPARGMHDSLYINATTLLRTHNTGISAKVLEENKNKELGTFSIGKVYRNDEDDATHSHQFTQLDFVAVGKLSFPNLIWTLKSLLSYVLEQEINLRLRPSYFPFTEPSVEVDIYYNNRWIEILGAGMLHPKVLELAGYTNDFNGFAAGLGIERITMIKYGFNDIRDLYKNDLRIMEQFNHER, encoded by the coding sequence ATGCTTAATTTAGATCTAATTAATAATATTGAAGATTTAAAAAAACTCAAAGCTAATTTATATAATAATGAGAGTGAGATTTTTAAATTGCAACAACAAATCAAAACAGCATCAATTGAGCAAAAAAAAGAACTTGGTAAACAAATTAATATTTTAAAAAAGCAATATGAAGATTTTTTTGGCAAAGCTGAGCAAAAAATTAAATTATTAGAAATTAACCAAAAAATTAATTCAGAATATGTTGATATTAATATACCTAATTTAAAACCAGGTTCATTAAATCCTATTACAATAATTGAAGAAAGACTAAAAGATTGATTTATCCAACATGGTTATTACCAGCAATTTGACACTGAAATTGTTTCTGATTTATATAACTTTGAAAAACTTAATATACCAAATGATCATCCAGCACGCGGAATGCATGATTCATTATATATTAATGCAACAACATTATTAAGAACACATAACACGGGAATAAGTGCCAAAGTTTTAGAAGAAAATAAAAATAAAGAATTAGGAACTTTTTCAATTGGAAAAGTATACCGCAATGATGAAGATGATGCAACGCATTCACACCAATTTACCCAGCTAGATTTTGTTGCAGTTGGTAAATTAAGTTTTCCAAACTTAATTTGAACCTTAAAATCTTTATTATCTTATGTTTTAGAACAAGAAATAAATCTTAGATTAAGACCAAGTTATTTTCCTTTTACTGAACCAAGTGTTGAAGTAGATATTTACTATAACAACCGCTGAATCGAAATATTAGGAGCAGGGATGCTTCATCCTAAGGTTTTGGAACTAGCAGGTTATACAAACGATTTTAACGGATTTGCCGCTGGTCTTGGAATTGAACGAATCACTATGATTAAATATGGCTTTAATGATATTAGAGATTTATACAAAAATGATTTAAGAATTATGGAGCAATTCAACCATGAAAGATAG
- a CDS encoding replication-associated recombination protein A: MINKNLANYLRPQSLSEIIGQDHLKELLNKIANQKIRVSLLFFGESGIGKTSTAFALANQMQLNYGYFNASVGSKNELIELLQKNEILIIDEIHRLNKDKQEILLSYLEFDKIIIYATTTENPYFKVVPAIRSRVQILQFYKLSIEQIVLGLRKIVDEYFPDLNISDQKLSLLANYSSGDYRSSINNLQMLGHLKNDLSEITEKDLKTIIPNINFYSDQNSWEHYNNLSAFHKSVRGSDVNAALYYGFLILSSGDYDGLFRRMLALAYEDIGLANLAIGPRVLAAIQTFERLGMPEGELPIALAICDLAFSPKSNSTYLAKEKVKNIILGQGKIYHIPAHLRDAHYSSANKLGDGIGYKYPHDFDNNWVPQMYLPKELRNEIFYIPGANKYEQDVKKYWEILKTKWKETNK, translated from the coding sequence ATGATTAACAAAAATCTTGCAAATTACTTACGGCCTCAAAGTTTAAGCGAAATTATTGGCCAAGATCATCTAAAAGAATTGTTAAATAAAATTGCAAATCAAAAAATAAGAGTTAGCTTATTATTTTTTGGTGAAAGTGGCATTGGCAAAACTTCAACTGCTTTTGCTTTAGCTAATCAAATGCAACTTAACTATGGATATTTCAATGCTTCAGTTGGTTCGAAAAACGAATTAATTGAATTGTTGCAAAAGAATGAAATTTTAATTATTGATGAAATTCACCGTTTAAATAAAGATAAACAAGAAATCTTATTATCTTATTTAGAATTTGACAAAATAATTATTTATGCCACAACAACAGAAAATCCATATTTTAAGGTTGTTCCTGCAATTAGAAGCAGAGTGCAAATCTTACAATTTTATAAACTATCAATTGAGCAAATTGTTTTAGGGCTTAGGAAAATTGTTGATGAATACTTTCCTGATCTAAATATTTCAGATCAAAAATTGTCATTACTTGCTAATTATTCTTCAGGAGATTATCGTTCTAGTATTAATAACTTGCAAATGCTTGGACATCTAAAAAATGACCTAAGCGAAATAACTGAAAAAGATTTAAAAACAATTATCCCAAATATTAATTTTTATAGTGATCAAAATTCTTGAGAACATTATAATAATTTATCAGCTTTTCATAAGTCAGTGCGTGGCAGTGATGTTAATGCTGCTTTATATTATGGTTTTTTAATTTTATCTAGTGGTGATTATGATGGTTTATTTCGCAGAATGCTTGCTTTAGCTTATGAAGATATAGGATTAGCTAACTTAGCAATTGGTCCAAGGGTTTTAGCAGCAATACAAACTTTTGAACGTCTTGGAATGCCTGAGGGAGAATTGCCTATTGCTTTAGCAATATGTGACTTAGCATTTTCTCCTAAGAGTAATTCAACATATTTAGCTAAAGAAAAAGTTAAAAATATTATTTTAGGGCAAGGTAAAATTTATCACATTCCAGCACACTTGCGCGATGCACATTATTCATCAGCTAATAAACTAGGTGATGGAATAGGTTATAAATATCCACATGATTTTGATAATAATTGAGTCCCACAAATGTATTTACCTAAAGAATTACGCAATGAAATATTTTATATCCCTGGAGCAAACAAGTATGAGCAAGACGTTAAAAAATATTGGGAAATTTTGAAAACCAAATGAAAGGAAACAAATAAATAA
- a CDS encoding HU family DNA-binding protein: MTKKEFVALVAERVEESLNLTPKQVDALLDEMLFVLKEQLLAEDSVRLADFGIFSTVVKPQRTITNRFTKEEQIVPRKRVVKYKPSKYLRDLIDFK; this comes from the coding sequence ATGACAAAAAAAGAATTTGTTGCACTAGTTGCAGAAAGAGTTGAAGAATCGTTAAATTTAACACCAAAGCAAGTTGATGCTCTTCTTGATGAAATGCTTTTTGTTCTTAAAGAACAATTATTAGCTGAAGATTCAGTTAGATTAGCTGATTTTGGAATTTTTTCAACTGTAGTAAAACCGCAACGTACAATTACTAATAGATTTACAAAAGAAGAACAAATTGTACCACGTAAAAGAGTGGTTAAATATAAACCATCTAAATACTTACGCGATTTAATCGATTTTAAATAA
- the recU gene encoding Holliday junction resolvase RecU, which yields MIKNRGMFLEKIINQTINYYWENNYAFINKKNLDISLKKIASKDKRIIVDQGIISKKSTVDYIGMYQGRFVCFEAKSCNEDRFDLNNLKPHQLNYLKLIKLHGGLAFVILFFSNHDLFLKVDIEYLCELLEQKQKSIKMQEIKRNSKILNLEFPGILNIF from the coding sequence ATGATAAAAAATCGTGGCATGTTTTTAGAAAAAATTATTAACCAAACAATTAATTATTATTGGGAAAATAATTATGCTTTTATTAATAAAAAAAATTTAGATATTTCTTTGAAAAAAATCGCAAGCAAAGATAAAAGAATTATCGTAGATCAAGGGATAATTAGTAAAAAATCTACAGTTGATTATATCGGCATGTACCAAGGAAGATTTGTGTGTTTTGAAGCAAAAAGTTGTAATGAAGATCGTTTTGATTTAAATAATTTAAAACCACATCAATTAAATTATTTAAAACTTATTAAATTACATGGTGGATTAGCTTTTGTGATCTTATTTTTCAGTAACCATGATTTATTTTTAAAAGTTGATATTGAATATTTATGTGAATTATTAGAGCAAAAACAAAAGAGTATTAAAATGCAAGAAATAAAAAGAAACTCTAAAATATTAAATTTAGAGTTTCCTGGCATTTTAAATATTTTCTAA
- the tpiA gene encoding triose-phosphate isomerase, protein MNKLLIIGNWKMNKTYSQTLDFLNKFETLYKQKKDFVANNVTFAIASPFVNLSAFKQNKVTALNLAAQDVSKHEKGAYTGEVSANMLLDLNVKYVILGHSERRTYHNECNKTVYAKAKLALAQGLTPVICVGETLEEYEQGLTKEVVRKQVEGSVNDLDLSKIVVAYEPVWAIGTGKVATAAIAQEVCEFIHQITSNDLVVQYGGSVSPQNIIELAAQKDINGFLVGGASLEPESFLQLLTLGK, encoded by the coding sequence ATGAACAAATTACTAATTATTGGTAATTGAAAAATGAATAAAACTTATTCACAAACCCTTGATTTTCTTAACAAGTTTGAAACCTTATATAAACAAAAGAAAGATTTTGTTGCAAATAATGTTACTTTTGCTATTGCTTCACCATTTGTTAATTTAAGTGCATTTAAACAAAATAAAGTTACAGCTCTAAATTTAGCGGCTCAAGATGTGTCTAAACATGAAAAAGGAGCTTATACTGGAGAAGTATCGGCTAACATGCTTCTTGATTTAAATGTTAAATATGTTATTTTAGGTCATTCAGAACGTCGAACTTACCATAATGAATGTAATAAAACTGTTTATGCAAAAGCTAAATTAGCCTTAGCACAAGGTTTAACACCTGTGATTTGTGTTGGTGAAACTTTAGAAGAATATGAACAAGGCTTAACTAAAGAAGTTGTTAGAAAACAAGTTGAAGGATCAGTAAATGATTTAGATCTTTCAAAAATTGTAGTTGCTTATGAACCGGTATGAGCAATTGGAACTGGTAAGGTTGCAACTGCCGCAATTGCCCAAGAGGTTTGTGAGTTTATTCACCAAATTACATCTAATGACTTAGTTGTGCAATATGGAGGAAGCGTTTCACCACAAAATATTATTGAACTTGCTGCTCAAAAAGATATCAATGGTTTTTTAGTTGGTGGAGCATCACTTGAACCAGAAAGTTTTCTACAACTTTTAACTTTAGGAAAATAA
- a CDS encoding PDDEXK nuclease domain-containing protein gives MTKLKQSKIDLANKTVNYLQNLNKGYNLVETKKPIVVAGLNFYLDLVLFHEVLNSYLLINFKFTRINKTDIGKMQIYLNSYKNKLANNQATNLIGIIVLLNKKINKKNLKIINLESNFGLNIYNIIKPDLFNLLEELQ, from the coding sequence ATGACTAAATTAAAACAAAGTAAAATAGATTTAGCTAATAAAACTGTAAATTATTTACAAAATTTAAATAAAGGCTATAACTTAGTTGAGACAAAAAAACCAATTGTCGTTGCTGGTTTAAATTTTTATTTAGATTTAGTTTTATTTCATGAGGTTTTAAATTCATATCTTTTAATTAATTTTAAATTTACCAGAATCAACAAAACAGATATAGGTAAAATGCAAATTTATCTTAACTCTTATAAAAATAAATTAGCAAATAATCAAGCAACCAACTTAATTGGAATAATAGTTTTATTAAATAAAAAAATAAACAAAAAAAATTTAAAAATTATAAATCTTGAATCTAATTTTGGCCTTAATATATATAATATAATAAAACCAGATTTATTCAATTTACTTGAAGAATTGCAATAA
- a CDS encoding glucose PTS transporter subunit EIIB — translation MKKFDWNNVSKEVIDALGGKENIKEYFNCATRPRVYVHDDSKIDMKKLSKVALAKGASREGDQLQVIYGPETVNKVVDNLRNYLSDQPQIQASNPKTNSLK, via the coding sequence ATGAAAAAATTTGATTGAAATAATGTTTCAAAAGAAGTTATTGATGCCTTAGGTGGCAAAGAAAATATTAAAGAATATTTTAACTGTGCTACAAGACCTAGAGTTTATGTTCATGATGATTCAAAAATTGATATGAAAAAACTATCTAAAGTTGCTCTTGCTAAAGGTGCTTCTAGAGAAGGTGATCAATTACAAGTTATTTATGGTCCAGAAACTGTAAATAAAGTAGTAGATAATTTAAGAAACTATTTATCAGATCAACCACAAATACAAGCAAGCAACCCAAAAACAAATTCTTTGAAATAA